In Callospermophilus lateralis isolate mCalLat2 chromosome 19, mCalLat2.hap1, whole genome shotgun sequence, the following are encoded in one genomic region:
- the Grifin gene encoding grifin — protein sequence MAVQFEAFCAGGLAPGWSLMVQGQADSREDKFEINFLSEAGDIAFHVKPRFSSATVVGNAFEGGRWGQEEVSSIFPLALGEPFEMEVSSDAEHFHVYAQEHKVLQFPHRQRPLAAITRVRVLSEHRLAQVELAKRSLSWG from the exons ATGGCGGTGCAG TTTGAAGCCTTCTGTGCGGGGGGCCTGGCCCCGGGCTGGAGCCTGATGGTCCAGGGACAAGCTGACTCCAGAGAGGACAA GTTTGAGATCAACTTCTTGTCCGAGGCGGGGGACATCGCCTTCCACGTCAAGCcacgattctccagtgccactgtgGTGGGCAATGCCTTCGAGGGTGGCCGCTGGGGCCAGGAGGAGGTGTCCAGCATCTTCCCACTGGCCCTGGGGGAGCCATTTGAG ATGGAGGTCAGCTCGGACGCCGAACACTTCCACGTCTACGCGCAGGAGCACAAGGTGCTACAGTTCCCGCACCGCCAGAGGCCGCTGGCCGCCATCACCAGGGTGCGGGTGCTGAGTGAACACCGCCTGGCCCAGGTGGAGCTGGCCAAACGGAGCCTAAGCTGGGGGTAA